From Passer domesticus isolate bPasDom1 chromosome 8, bPasDom1.hap1, whole genome shotgun sequence, a single genomic window includes:
- the LOC135305655 gene encoding zinc finger protein 154-like, translating to MPWDNEAETVLSGSTAQEPNGEEKPRRCRTRRGCKRRWRGSEEERPTLGREGSRRWSQSSELVVHEQFHDGEKPHKCLECGKSFRRSSNLIRHQVIHSGERPYECGECGKSFRLRTNLIYHQNIHSGERPYECSECGKGFWIRSHLFWHYRIHTEERPFCFPDCGKGFRHNSTLVTHRRIHTGERPYECPQCGKSSSSSSNLTQQQRRHR from the exons ATGCCCTGGGACaatgaggcag agaccgttttgagcggctccacggcgcaggaacccaacggggaggaaaagccccggcgatgccgcacgaggaggggctgcaaacgcagatggcggggatctgaggaggaaagacccaccctgggccgggaaggcagccggagatggagccagagctcagagctggtggtccatgagcagttccatgatggggagaagccccacaagtgcttggagtgtgggaagagcttcaggaggAGCTCCAATCTGATCAGGCACCAGGTGATCCACagtggggaacggccctacgagtgtggggaatgcgggaagagcttcagacttCGCACCAACCTGATCTACCACCAAAATAtccactctggggagaggccctacgagtgttctgagtgtgggaaggggttttgGATCCGCTCCCATCTTTTCTGGCACTATCGGATTCACAcggaggagaggcccttctgcttccccgactgcgggaagggattcaggcacaactccaccctcgtcacccaccggcgcatccacactggggagaggccctacgagtgtccccagtgtgggaagagctcctccagcagctctaacttgacccaacagcaacggaggcaccggtga